The genomic DNA GATCAGAGACAAACAGTAATTTGATATTCGTGCTCGCAGCAACAGGAATTTGTGCTCAATGATCGATGCTGTCCGTTTAGTTCGCGGGGTCTGATATTGCTACCACCATAAAGATTTACGACTTACCCATTCCCCTGTTCAATTTCAATTATGGAAAGATAACGATGATACAGTAACTAGGTAACTACTGGATGGAATTATTTTCATGCGAATTTGTGACCCTGCGGGTCATGTATGTTTAGTTAAAACAAATATATTGACTGAGCAGTCAACATGAATTACAATTCAATTGTAAACAAAAGAGTAAGAGGAGAGGATAACCATGCTCCAAAAAAAATACAAGGCTAGTTTTATAATTTTAGTTGCAATGCTAATAGTTAGTACTACTGGTATCGTTGGTTTTGCGAATAATGATAGTGCTCCTAAAGAACCAGTAGCAACATTTTCATTGGCTGAAGCGATTCAAATAGCTAATAATGAGTCACTAATCTTAAATAAGCTTGTATTTGACATTGAATTAGCAAAATCAAAGTTGGATGATGCAGAAAAGCTTGAAGATATGGAAATTGAAGATATTGTAATGTTTGTGATAGGTAGTCAAACAAGTACTCCAAGTGCAGTTTCAGAAGCTAAGATTCAAAAAACTGTCGGACTAAAACTTGCTAAAGACGGTGTATATCTAGCAGAGAAGAATTACGAATTTAATAAGTTAAAGACAAAGAAGGAGACTGAGGATGCTTATTTTACTTTTCTTGAGGCACAAGAAGGATTAGTTATAGCCCAGGAGAATGTTAAAAGGGCTCAGAGGGCATTAGAATATACTAATGTTCAATTCGAACAAGGTTTAGTAGCTAAATCTGCTGTTCTTGACTCAGAAGTATTGGTAGAACAAGCAAAAATGGGTCTTATAGGTGCAGAAACTCAGTTAAAGCTAGCGAAAAAAACCTTAAATGATAAACTAGGTAGAAAATTAAATGAGGAACTTAAGGTAGAACAAGTTTCATTAGATGGATTGCCTAATAGTTTAAATGTAGAAGAATTAGAGGAAAAGGCGTTATTGAATCGACCTGACTATTTAGCTACAGTAAAGACAGCAGAAAGCGAAAAAATGAAATATGATATATATAAAAATATTTATGTGTCAGAACAGAATTCAAAAGTAAAAGAACAAAATTACACATATTTAAAAGCAGAATTAGATAAACAAGCGAAAGAGCGTGAAATCAGACTCCAAGTTAATCAAGCTGTAGAAGGATACCTTACATCAAAAGCGAAACTATCAATGTTGGAAAAGAGTGTAGAAAAGGCAAAAGAATCTCTCCGCTTAGCAGAACTTCGTTATCAAAACGGTATGGGTACAAATTTAGAAGTACAATCCGCACGAGTTGGGCTATACCAAGCAGAACTTGACCTATCAAAGGGTAAGTACGATATTCTCCGTGCTAAATCCGCTTTAGAAAATGCAATTGGCACCACTTTAGAATAAATCCATTAAACGATCAATGAACCAGCCAAGTCGAAAGAATGGTTGGTTCATTTCTATTTTCCATATTTACACAGGTCTGGATATGGTATAATGGAACCAACAAATAGCATCATGTAACGGGATGGTACAATATTAAATGAAATAGTCAGGGGAGGTATAATCCCATGAAAAAAAAGATACTTTTCATTTGTTTCCTTTTGCTTGCCGTAACGTTGGGGGCTTCCGTCTACGCCTATTCCGATCACAGTTTGTATGGAGAACTATATGGATTCCCATTGTATAAACTTCTGATTGACGGCAAGGAAAACTCCCTCAAAGCTCTGAACATCTATGGTAAAATCTACATTCCGGCAGACGTCTATTTACAAAAGGTAAATGGCACGATGATTATCGATGATAATAGGAGCGAAATCAGAATTAAAACCAACATCAGGATTCCTAGCAGTTCAGATAATAATAGCACCCATGCTAACAATACCGCTTCAAATCGTTCAGGAACCAACTCAAACACCTTTATCGACGTCATCAATCCAAAGCCTGTGGAGAATTATACGGTAGGCATGCTGTCCCAGGATTTAAAATCCCTGAAACAAATTACCCAGCTTCTGCTAAAAACATCGGACCAGTTTAAACTGCTCTCCTTTAGCGTCATTCAAAATAGGGATGATGCCATCACTTTAAATACGGTAAAGAATCACTGGGAAGTTAGAAAGAGTAACTATGAAGCTTTTGAGGACCGTTTAGATGACATGAAGGATGCGATCAAAGAACTGTTGGGGAGTACAACATCAAGGAATTTTGAGAAAGATACCCTGGATCATATTGAGGATGCCATCTATTACAAGGGGAAAGCGTTGGATAATTTGGAAGACTGGTACAACACCAGCGATGAGGATGATTATGAAGACTATAAAGATTATGACCGCAAAGCAAATGGTGAACTGGAAAGGGCTATCCGCGAAATCGAAAGCCTGGAAACCCGGGCAAAAGGAGCCTTGATCGACTACCTCCGATAGAGCCTGTCACTTCCCGGAATTTGTCGAATTCAGAATCATACGGCTAAAGGATTTAAAGTCATCTAAATGTTCTTCAATGATCTTTCTAACAATCTCAAGGTTGATGGTTTGGTAATCATGAACTGCTATATTTCGAAAACCAACCATTACTTTTCAACATCTTGATTAACCATAGAGTGAACCCCTTTCTTTCACTTTAACCAAAATGCACTGTCTTTCTTCATTCAATAGAGCATACTCTTTCAAAGACTGGTATGCAAACGTCATTCTCTTATGGGGATCATTCTCAAAAATAACTATTATATCCTAAAATAAGTGCCTGTAACTTCCATAATTTTTTTAACTACCAAATGTATTTATTTGGTTCTTCATCTGGTATTTTTCCTCCATTTTCTTGCAGGAGTCAGAAGGTCAATGTCGAAGAGGTAGGGAATATGTTTAATTGTACATAAACGACAATCAACGCTATTGAAGGAGAGGGGACATCAAGAATGGAAAAGGGAACCGCGAGAGAAAGTCTTGTCAAGAGGAGATGGGTCACGTTTATTGCCCTTACATTTTTATTCTTGCAGCTGGTCATTTTTCAGCCAGTTGCAGCAGCCGCCCATCAAATTGACACCACGGAACAGAAAAAAAAGCTAAACGACATCTTCGACTATATCACCCAATACCATGTCAGTGACATCGACCCCGATGCCTTACTGCAAGGGGCCATCAAAGGGATGCTGGATGTGTTGGGAGATAAGTATACCAATTACTTTTCCAATGAAGAATATGAAGCCTTCATAAACAGCATTGAAGGGTCATTTACCGGTGTGGGAATGTATGTGGACCAGAAGGACGATTACATTATTGTCCAGTCCCCGATCAAAGATTCTCCAGCCGAAAAGGCAGGTCTACAAACCGGGGACAAAATCATCAAGGTGAATGATGAAGATGTGGTGGGGCAGGACATCGAAATCGTGACTTCCAAGATCAAGGGAGTGGAAGGGACAACCGTAACCATTACGGTATTGAGGGAAGGAGTAAAGGATCCGCTTACCTTTACCCTGGTTAGACAGAGAATACAGCTCCCGTTGGTGGAATCCAAATTATTAGACGGGAACATCGGCTATTTGCAGGTGTATACCTTTGGTTCAACCTCAGGAAGTCAATTTAAGGAACAGTTAAAATCCCTCGAAGGGGAGGGGGCAGCAGGATACATTATAGACCTGCGGAATAATCCCGGTGGACTTCTAGATGCTGCCCTCTCCATCATTGAAAACTTTGTAGATGAAGGCCCTGGGGTCATCGTAAAGGACGGTCAGGGAAGGGAAAAAAGCCTCAATGTTGACGGGCCCTCAAACTGGACCAAACCGATCGTCGTTTTGGTCAATGAAAATTCAGCCAGTGCCTCTGAAATTGTAGCCGGAGCGCTGAAGGATTATGGCGTGGCATTGGTTGTAGGAACCCAATCCTTTGGAAAAGGAACGGTTCAACAGCTTCTTCCATTGGAATCGGGCGGCGTGTTAAAATTAACCATTGAGGAGTATTTTACCCCGAACCGAGTAAAAATTAACGGAGTTGGGGTTACCCCGGATTTATATGTGACGGATCCGGAACAGCAGCTCCAACAGGCGAAGCATCTCATCCTGAAGGACAATATCATCACCCTAGATTCAAATGACTCCGTTCAACTAAACGGGATCAACCTGGAAAAACCGGAACAGGTTGCAGTTCAGGATAAGGGAGAGTGGTTCGTTTCCCTCCGTAAATTATCTCAGTTATTTGGTGGTAAGCTGGATTGGGACGGGCAAAATCTTCAAATCACTTATGAGTTAAATGGAAATAAAAATCAGTTTTCTTTAAATGATCATCGGATTATGATAACCAATGGAACCTCTTATCTAAAAGTGAAAGAGCTAACAGTTCTGTATCCTTCCTTGAAAGTACAAAACAACGGCATGTCGTTAGAGATCAGCACAACTAGATAAGATAAATTGGACGGAGTTAAAGCATTCACTAAGGACAGTCTTCGAATTCGAACGAAGCGGAAAGTCTAAAGGGCTCTATATAAAAAGAGGAACTTAAAAGAGTAAAAGAAAAATAAAATGGAAAGAATGGGACGGTATGATGGGTCTAAAAAAATTAAGACGTCTGATCCTCGGTATGGGAGTTCTTAGTATCGCCTTACAACTTTTTTTCCCGATATCAGCATATGCTGAATTAAAGAAACCGGAGAACTTGCAACATAACCTGTCTCAGACTGAATGGATAGTGAAGTGGAAGGGAGAAGTATCTCAAAGTTTTTTAAAAAGCGTGGAAGTACTTGCAAAAAACGAAAGCGAGAATATATGGTTAGTTCGCCCGCGACAAATTTCCTCCCGGGAGGAATTGGAGCAGTGGCGATTATCCTGGTTGACCCATCCCCAAGTGGGCTACATTCAATCTAACGGGAAGGTCCATGTATTTGCCATGCCCAATGACCCCGAAGCCGTGAAACAAAATTATTTAAATCAGATCAAGGCGGTTGAAGGATGGGATCAGCAAAATAAAAGCCCGGATGTCACTGTGGCTGTCGTAGACACTGGCGTAGATTTAAGACATCCCGATCTAATACCAAATCTGGTGGCTGGTATTAACCTGTTGGAAGCGAATGCCCCTCCCCAGGATGACAACGGACACGGCACCCATGTGGCCGGTATTGTGGCTGCTGTGGGAAACAACGGAGTGGGGGTGACTGGTGTCTCCTGGAAGGCCAAAATCATGCCGATCAAAGCCCTGGACAAAAATGGGGAAGGAGATGAATTCCTCGTCGGGGAAGGAATCAAACAGGCTGTAAACAATGGGGCCAATATCGTGCTCCTCTCACTGGGAGATCCCATCTACTCTCCATATATGGAGGAAGCCGTTCGTTATGCCGAAGAAGAGGGAGTATTGGTGATTTCAGCGACGGGCAACAAAGGGGATCGGGTGGAATATCCAGCTGCTTTTCCGAAGGTTTTATCGGTGGGGGCTGTAGACACCAGGGACCGGGTGACTCCCTATTCCAACTATGGACCTGAGCTGGATGTGGTAGCGCCGGGAAAAAATATTTATACAACGGTACTTGGCGGGAAGTATGGGTATGCCGCTGACGGGACCTCCATGGCAGCACCCCAGGTGGCTGGAATGGCTGCCCTGCTATGGGCACAAAATCCCAAATGGACCCCTGCCCAAATCAGGCAACAGATCATGTCCACCACCGATGATCTGGATAAACCCGGATGGGACATGAAATCGGGATACGGACGGATCAATATAACCAAAGCGCTAACCACTCCGTTCCCCCAAGATATTCATGAGCCCAATGATCGGATCGATAAGGCCAAGAGCCTGACGATATCGACGGAAAGGTTTGGCATCTTAAGCGGGAAAGATGATGTGGACTGGTATCGAATAGATGCTCCCTATGCCGGAGAATTGAGCTTAAATATTGACTTTCCACAAATATTTGAAAGTGGAGTAAATATCGTTTATTTTCCCGGTGGGATTACCTCCGGGATCATGTATAAGTCAAAAGAATCTACACGAATACGATTGGAGATTCCAAAGGGAACCTCCTATATTCAAGTCAAATACGACATCATGGAGGAAAACACAGGTAATCTGAACTATCGCCTAGAAACAGGATTTCAGATCCATGCGGATCCATATGAACCCAACGACAGTCGTGAAAAGGCAAAGGGTATAGCCTTTAATGAATCGCTTACCGGCACCATTCACAGTTCGACCGATGTGGACTGGTTCAAGTTGAATATTCCGAAAAAAGGGAAACTGACCATTCAGGTGAATACAGATACTTTACGTATGGACCCGGTGATCTATATCCTCAAGGAGGGAGATCAGGACGGACTCTCGATTGATAACCAGGGCATCTCCTCGGGAAGCCAGGATGAACAGGTTACTTTACAGGTATCTGAAGGAACCTATTTCATCAGAATTACAGACTTTTA from Microaerobacter geothermalis includes the following:
- a CDS encoding S41 family peptidase; this translates as MEKGTARESLVKRRWVTFIALTFLFLQLVIFQPVAAAAHQIDTTEQKKKLNDIFDYITQYHVSDIDPDALLQGAIKGMLDVLGDKYTNYFSNEEYEAFINSIEGSFTGVGMYVDQKDDYIIVQSPIKDSPAEKAGLQTGDKIIKVNDEDVVGQDIEIVTSKIKGVEGTTVTITVLREGVKDPLTFTLVRQRIQLPLVESKLLDGNIGYLQVYTFGSTSGSQFKEQLKSLEGEGAAGYIIDLRNNPGGLLDAALSIIENFVDEGPGVIVKDGQGREKSLNVDGPSNWTKPIVVLVNENSASASEIVAGALKDYGVALVVGTQSFGKGTVQQLLPLESGGVLKLTIEEYFTPNRVKINGVGVTPDLYVTDPEQQLQQAKHLILKDNIITLDSNDSVQLNGINLEKPEQVAVQDKGEWFVSLRKLSQLFGGKLDWDGQNLQITYELNGNKNQFSLNDHRIMITNGTSYLKVKELTVLYPSLKVQNNGMSLEISTTR
- a CDS encoding S8 family serine peptidase, which gives rise to MGLKKLRRLILGMGVLSIALQLFFPISAYAELKKPENLQHNLSQTEWIVKWKGEVSQSFLKSVEVLAKNESENIWLVRPRQISSREELEQWRLSWLTHPQVGYIQSNGKVHVFAMPNDPEAVKQNYLNQIKAVEGWDQQNKSPDVTVAVVDTGVDLRHPDLIPNLVAGINLLEANAPPQDDNGHGTHVAGIVAAVGNNGVGVTGVSWKAKIMPIKALDKNGEGDEFLVGEGIKQAVNNGANIVLLSLGDPIYSPYMEEAVRYAEEEGVLVISATGNKGDRVEYPAAFPKVLSVGAVDTRDRVTPYSNYGPELDVVAPGKNIYTTVLGGKYGYAADGTSMAAPQVAGMAALLWAQNPKWTPAQIRQQIMSTTDDLDKPGWDMKSGYGRINITKALTTPFPQDIHEPNDRIDKAKSLTISTERFGILSGKDDVDWYRIDAPYAGELSLNIDFPQIFESGVNIVYFPGGITSGIMYKSKESTRIRLEIPKGTSYIQVKYDIMEENTGNLNYRLETGFQIHADPYEPNDSREKAKGIAFNESLTGTIHSSTDVDWFKLNIPKKGKLTIQVNTDTLRMDPVIYILKEGDQDGLSIDNQGISSGSQDEQVTLQVSEGTYFIRITDFYSNPVNGEYQLITSFVPDFIDVYEPNDLSVQAAPIGFNRTIQGSLSTAADFDWYRFQISQEQLIDIQAWDIPPNIGLRATWFDSNLNVVAEKKLGRNEDTLQLIKPVPQGIYFLRIMGDKSTENQPYSFMLTRYNSYGGFTDISSHWAKESIAQLSKEKVINGYQDFTFRPNQPITRAQVAAILVRTLNKTDVEQKPFNFSDVKKGYWAYDSLKQAYYLGILSGYDDGTLRPDQPISRAEMAVMVARAANLDLPLFILRPSFTDVPRKHWAAKEIQAMSKNGYINGYTDGSFKPNGRATRAEFAVIIERIWFKQ
- a CDS encoding TolC family protein, translating into MLQKKYKASFIILVAMLIVSTTGIVGFANNDSAPKEPVATFSLAEAIQIANNESLILNKLVFDIELAKSKLDDAEKLEDMEIEDIVMFVIGSQTSTPSAVSEAKIQKTVGLKLAKDGVYLAEKNYEFNKLKTKKETEDAYFTFLEAQEGLVIAQENVKRAQRALEYTNVQFEQGLVAKSAVLDSEVLVEQAKMGLIGAETQLKLAKKTLNDKLGRKLNEELKVEQVSLDGLPNSLNVEELEEKALLNRPDYLATVKTAESEKMKYDIYKNIYVSEQNSKVKEQNYTYLKAELDKQAKEREIRLQVNQAVEGYLTSKAKLSMLEKSVEKAKESLRLAELRYQNGMGTNLEVQSARVGLYQAELDLSKGKYDILRAKSALENAIGTTLE